The genomic stretch GGCGTAAGTCATCTACGACAAATTTGTTGTGCACCACTTCATGACGCACATAAATCGGTGGGTTAAAGCATTCTAGGGCACGGTTCACGATCGCAATGGCACGATCTACACCAGCACAAAAACCACGCGGATTGGCTAAAACAATTTCCATAGAATCCTCAATACTCACACCATTTTTAGCGGTTCAATTGAAATAAATGTAAAACAATCGACGTACAACTATTTAGTTTAAAGTCGCTCTACTCTAAAATAGAGAAGATATTTTATCATATCAGGAAAAATATCATGTCGGGTCTCTTGTTTGTCGTTTCTGCTGCGTCTGGAACAGGCAAAACATCCCTCGTTAAAGCATTACTTGAACGTGTCAACAATCTTCATGTTTCTGTTTCTCATACGACACGCGGTCAACGACCTGGCGAACTCGATGGTGTGCATTACCACTTCTCTACCAAAGAAGATTTTCTCAATCTGGTCAATGAAGGTGGCTTTATTGAATATGCTGAAGTCTTTGGTAACTATTATGGTACTGCGCAAGCGACTGTAAAAGAACAACTGGCTAAAGGTCATGATGTCCTGCTCGAGATTGACTGGCAGGGTGCACAGCAGGTCCGTCGCTTATTTCCTGAATCAAAACAAATCTTTATTCTGCCACCAAGCCAGTTTGACCTGCGTGAACGCCTGTCTAACCGCGGCACCGACACGGTGGATGTGATCGAACATCGTCTCAGCTGCGCGGTAGAAGATATGCAACAATATAGCAACTTTGACTATATTATTATCAATGACGACTTTAATAAAGCACTGCATGACCTGGAAGCGGTGATTATCGCCAATCGTTTGGTCTTGTCTCAGCAAGCCAACCGTCATGAAAAACTAATTCAGAAACTGATAACGCCGACTGAGCAGTGATTAAAACTTGAGTCTATAGACAAAGCCTTTTATACTGTGCAGTCTGTTAAAATTTATTATTCAAACGAGAATTCTTATGGCACGCGTCACCGTTGAAGATTGTTTAGACCATGTAGACAACCGCTTTGAGCTTGTACTAGTGGCAAGCAAGCGCGCGCGTCAATTGGCACGTCAAGGTATTGAACCAACTGTAGAATGGGACAATGATAAACCGACTGTTGTTGCTTTACGTGAAATCGCTTCAGGTCATGTATCAAAAGACATTTTGAAACAACGTGATCAAGACTATCAAACATCAAGTCTGGATCTTGCACTTTCTGCAAATAATCTAAACTTAGACGGTTTTTCTTTCCAATAAGAGATCGTCACTCAAAAAGCCTAGTTCTAAACTAGGCTTTTTTTGTTATGTGACTTTTATATTTATGCCAGAACGGTTATAACATAAGGGGTAGCTATCAAGTTTGTATGGGTTTTTTGCTCTATAGCGCCAATAACCATCAAGCCACGAAATTTACATTTCTAGAATGCTTTCATGTTTTATTTGTAAGAATTTCAGTTTTAAAGGTGTTTTATGCCAGGCCCACAGGTCAGTCAAGCCAAGCAGCAGTTAGAGATCATTATCGATGCGTATTTAAGTGAAAGCGATGTCGAACGTGTGCTTGCGGCCTGTGATTATGCAGATATGGCGCATGATGGGATTGTGCGCAAAAGTGGTGAACCTTATATTCTGCATCCGATTGCAGTCAGCTGTATTCTGGCGCATATGCGTTTGGACACTGAAACCTTAATGGCCGCCCTGCTGCACGATGTGATTGAAGATACCGAATTTAACAAAGATGATATTAGCAAGATTTTTGGTTTTACCGTCGCTGAACTGGTCGATGGTGTCACCAAACTCAGTCATTCCAGTGATAAAGAATATAATAAAGCGGCTTCTTTCCGGAAAATCCTGCAAGCGACGCTACAAGATCCACGTGTCATTATCGTAAAACTGGCCGACCGTTATCACAACATGACCACTTTGGACGCACTGCGCCCTGACAAACGGGCACGTATTGCCCGCGAAACCTTTGAAATTTTTGTTCCGATGGCGCGTATTGTCGGCATGAATGAAATGGCCGATAACCTGGAACATCTTTGTTATCAGAATCTAGATCTGGATATGTATAACAATGTGCAGGCCGCCCTGCTGGAAACCAAGCCAAAACGCTGTGAATATCAGGCCAAATGGGAAAAGAACCTGACTGAACTGCTGCAACAGAATGCCATTCAGGGCCGGATTAAGAAGAAGAATAATAATATTGAGCTACTGCGCCACTTCGTTAAAAATGATATCGATCTACAAGAATTAACTCATAGCCATGCTTTTGAAATTATTTTACAGAGCATCGCGGACTGTGACCGACTGGCAGAAATCCTGACACAAAGTTTTAAAATCCAGAGTTATGAAGATCATATCCGCCGCCCATTACCGGGAGGCAACCAGTCCTTGATGATGCGCCTGAAAGGCGAAAAGACCACTTTGTCTTTGACTATTCAAACCGAACTCATGCGTAAAGCGGCACGTTTTGGCGTTGTACTCGGTGAAAGTGCGCCGCAAGCCTGCCGCTCTGCGATTCAGGCCTCGATGCAAAATCTGAATGTTCTGGTCGATGGTGAATGTGCCAAAACCACTTTCAGTGAACTACTGGATTATCTGCACCAAGAAAAAATCTGGGTCTATACTCCGCACGGCCATTTACATGAATTGCCGCAAGGTGCCACGGCGGTCGACTTTGCTTATGCCGCGAGTTTATTCCTGGGCAACCATGCGGTGGGTGCAAAAATTAATAATGAGACCAAACCACTGTCGACTCCTCTAGTCAGTGGTCAGGTGGTCGAAATTATTACCGATGTCCTTGCGACTCCGAACCCAGATTGGCTCAGTTTTATTAATACCCAGAAAGCTCGTCGTGCTATTCAGAATATTCTGCGTGATCAGGACCCAGACGAACAGCGTCTGGTCGGACAACAGGCTCTCAATCGTGCACTAAAACTGTTTCATCGTTCGATTCGCGATCTGACTGAAGCAGACTGGAAAAACCTCTTGGAATGGCGCCATGTTTCCAGCAAAGAACAGCTCTTTGAACAGATTGCAGTCGGTGATTTATTACCACAACTGGTGGCCAATCATTTATTTGCCCAAGATCAGCATCAGAATATTGCCAGTTCAGATCGTCTGATTCAGGGAACGGAAGGTGTCGATGTCAAATATGCACATTGCTGCAATCCTGTGCTGGGTGATCCGATTCAGGGTCATTTGACCCGTCGTGGTC from Acinetobacter lwoffii encodes the following:
- the rpoZ gene encoding DNA-directed RNA polymerase subunit omega, which translates into the protein MARVTVEDCLDHVDNRFELVLVASKRARQLARQGIEPTVEWDNDKPTVVALREIASGHVSKDILKQRDQDYQTSSLDLALSANNLNLDGFSFQ
- a CDS encoding RelA/SpoT family protein; translated protein: MPGPQVSQAKQQLEIIIDAYLSESDVERVLAACDYADMAHDGIVRKSGEPYILHPIAVSCILAHMRLDTETLMAALLHDVIEDTEFNKDDISKIFGFTVAELVDGVTKLSHSSDKEYNKAASFRKILQATLQDPRVIIVKLADRYHNMTTLDALRPDKRARIARETFEIFVPMARIVGMNEMADNLEHLCYQNLDLDMYNNVQAALLETKPKRCEYQAKWEKNLTELLQQNAIQGRIKKKNNNIELLRHFVKNDIDLQELTHSHAFEIILQSIADCDRLAEILTQSFKIQSYEDHIRRPLPGGNQSLMMRLKGEKTTLSLTIQTELMRKAARFGVVLGESAPQACRSAIQASMQNLNVLVDGECAKTTFSELLDYLHQEKIWVYTPHGHLHELPQGATAVDFAYAASLFLGNHAVGAKINNETKPLSTPLVSGQVVEIITDVLATPNPDWLSFINTQKARRAIQNILRDQDPDEQRLVGQQALNRALKLFHRSIRDLTEADWKNLLEWRHVSSKEQLFEQIAVGDLLPQLVANHLFAQDQHQNIASSDRLIQGTEGVDVKYAHCCNPVLGDPIQGHLTRRGLIVHRARCHNLLHEQHQHPENIMLLQWTSDDLEDISFTAYLSIDLDMNDEQISDLIYQCRKAHSGVEMVRTQDDKTYVNIVVHNRKQIAQIIRDLRMYFGFPRIIRLAQPVVFSEASKAS
- the gmk gene encoding guanylate kinase produces the protein MSGLLFVVSAASGTGKTSLVKALLERVNNLHVSVSHTTRGQRPGELDGVHYHFSTKEDFLNLVNEGGFIEYAEVFGNYYGTAQATVKEQLAKGHDVLLEIDWQGAQQVRRLFPESKQIFILPPSQFDLRERLSNRGTDTVDVIEHRLSCAVEDMQQYSNFDYIIINDDFNKALHDLEAVIIANRLVLSQQANRHEKLIQKLITPTEQ